In Humulus lupulus chromosome 6, drHumLupu1.1, whole genome shotgun sequence, a single genomic region encodes these proteins:
- the LOC133785942 gene encoding protein FAR-RED IMPAIRED RESPONSE 1-like, which translates to MALQSSGYENLPFQLRDVYNKDATLRKLDNLPSDSEGVLAFLDGLSTKDPDIYVEYKLDDQNRLENLVGADGVSRRDYMLFGEAIAFDSTYRTNKYNKPLKIVVGVNQHFETCVFGCALIVDETKDTYCWFLRVFLDCMGNKMLKVMLTDNDERIEFVVNKLLSDSTHRLCAWHLGNNATKNIKILEFNQGFYDLIYTYYTEEEFEEKWSELLARFGLRENSWCRTKYNTREQWSETYLRWVFYGGMLTTQRCESMNNQVKRFLKANYSL; encoded by the coding sequence ATGGCCCTACAATCGAGTGGTTACGAAAATCTTCCTTTTCAACTAAGAGATGTTTACAACAAAGATGCCACTTTAAGAAAACTAGACAACCTACCAAGTGACTCAGAGGGTGTGCTGGCTTTCTTGGACGGTCTATCAACAAAGGATCCCGATATATATGTCGAGTACAAGTTAGATGACCAAAATCGCTTGGAAAATCTTGTCGGGGCTGACGGAGTGAGTAGAAGGGACTACATGCTATTTGGTGAGGCCATTGCATTCGATTCAACGTACAGGACCAACAAGTATAATAAACCATTGAAAATCGTTGTTGGCGTCAATCAACACTTTGAGACTTGTGTGTTTGGGTGCGCATTGATAGTGGATGAGACAAAGGACACATATTGTTGGTTCTTAAGGGTTTTCCTTGATTGCATGGGAAACAAAATGTTGAAAGTAATGCTCACTGACAATGATGAAAGAATTGAATTTGTTGTCAACAAACTTTTAAGTGATTCTACTCATCGACTATGTGCATGGCATTTGGGAAATAATGCAACGAAGAACATTAAGATTCTTGAGTTCAACCAAGGCTTCTATGACTTAATATACACCTACTACACAGAGGaagaatttgaagaaaaatggtCTGAGTTATTGGCAAGGTTTGGCCTTCGAGAGAATTCATGGTGTCGTACTAAATACAACACACGAGAACAATGGTCAGAGACGTACTTAAGATGGGTGTTCTATGGAGGCATGCTGACAACTCAAAGGTGTGAATCAATGAACAATCAAGTGAAGAGATTTCTAAAAGCTAATTATTCATTGTGA